A portion of the Rhodanobacter sp. AS-Z3 genome contains these proteins:
- a CDS encoding glycosyltransferase family 2 protein, giving the protein MNRLSIILPAKNEAPALATLLPRLRAAQPEAEIIVVDDGSTDDTRRICKDCAVICLSGPYSMGNGAAIKRGTRAASGDILVFMDGDGQHDPADVARLLAELDRGYDMVVGARDWSSQAGVGRGLANTLYNWLASRMTGHPVLDLTSGFRAVRADKFREFLHLLPNGFSYPTTSTMAFFRSAYAVAYIPIKAAQRVGKSHIRPLRDGIRFLLIIFKIATLYSPLKLFVPASVVFFLLGCVNYALTFLHEGRLTNGSTLLWSAAVIVFLIGLVSEQITGLMYRRDA; this is encoded by the coding sequence TTGAACCGCCTCAGCATCATCCTGCCCGCCAAGAACGAAGCGCCCGCGCTGGCTACCCTGTTGCCACGGCTGCGCGCCGCCCAGCCCGAGGCCGAGATCATCGTGGTCGACGATGGCTCCACCGATGACACCCGCCGCATCTGCAAAGATTGCGCGGTAATCTGCCTCAGCGGGCCGTACTCGATGGGTAACGGCGCGGCGATCAAGCGCGGCACCCGCGCGGCTAGCGGCGACATTCTGGTCTTCATGGACGGTGACGGCCAGCACGATCCGGCCGACGTTGCGCGGTTGCTGGCCGAGCTGGACCGTGGCTACGACATGGTCGTCGGCGCGCGTGACTGGAGCAGCCAGGCCGGTGTGGGCCGTGGCCTGGCCAATACGCTCTACAACTGGCTGGCCAGCCGCATGACGGGCCACCCCGTACTCGACCTCACCTCCGGCTTCCGCGCCGTGCGCGCGGACAAGTTCCGCGAATTCCTGCACCTGCTGCCCAACGGCTTCAGCTATCCCACCACCAGCACCATGGCGTTCTTCCGTAGCGCCTATGCCGTGGCCTATATACCGATCAAGGCCGCCCAGCGGGTGGGCAAAAGCCACATCAGGCCGTTGCGCGATGGCATCCGCTTCCTGCTGATCATCTTCAAGATCGCCACGCTGTATTCGCCACTGAAGCTGTTTGTGCCGGCGAGTGTGGTGTTCTTCCTGCTGGGGTGTGTCAACTACGCGTTGACCTTTCTGCACGAGGGGCGCCTCACCAACGGCAGCACCCTGCTGTGGAGCGCGGCGGTAATCGTGTTTCTGATTGGATTGGTTTCCGAGCAGATCACCGGCTTGATGTATCGACGTGATGCCTGA
- a CDS encoding glycosyltransferase family 4 protein, whose protein sequence is MPEQPPLRPLALLVTRNFPPLLGGMEKVNQHLLEELQPSWKLGLCGPTGCSAYVPPHAEVRETKTKPLPIFLVVTFWRALRVGLRRSPSWVIAGSGLTAPIAWLVARCAGGKAAVYLHGLDIVVPSRLYQWLWLPFIRRCDVAMVNSVNTGRLAEQRGVRQDRLRVLHPGTDLPALDSIEALDFRNRHGFGSRPLLLSVGRLTQRKGLAEFVAKALPTIVSHDPAVLLLIIGDEASDALHTRAGSERERILAEARHAGVDQNLHFFGRCDEATLGAAYQAADLHIFPVLELPGDVEGFGMVALEAAAHGLPTVAFDVGGVADAVQDGQTGTLVKSGDYGHLCSAVLRQLVQSKNEVVIAACRTFAAGKTWQRFGERLRFLLGETGE, encoded by the coding sequence ATGCCTGAGCAGCCTCCACTGCGTCCGCTTGCGTTGCTCGTCACGCGCAATTTTCCGCCCTTGCTTGGCGGCATGGAAAAGGTCAATCAACACTTGCTTGAGGAGCTTCAGCCCAGCTGGAAACTCGGGTTGTGCGGTCCGACTGGATGCTCGGCATACGTCCCACCGCATGCCGAGGTCAGGGAAACCAAAACAAAACCTCTACCGATTTTTCTTGTGGTCACATTCTGGCGTGCATTGCGCGTCGGTTTGCGGCGCAGCCCCTCCTGGGTCATTGCTGGTAGTGGACTCACCGCACCGATCGCATGGCTTGTTGCCCGGTGCGCAGGGGGCAAGGCTGCTGTCTATTTGCACGGACTCGATATCGTCGTACCCAGCCGGCTGTATCAATGGCTGTGGCTTCCTTTCATTCGACGTTGTGACGTGGCAATGGTGAACAGTGTCAACACAGGTCGTCTGGCCGAGCAACGCGGCGTACGGCAAGACCGGCTGCGTGTGCTGCATCCGGGCACCGACCTTCCAGCACTGGATTCCATCGAGGCTCTGGACTTCCGCAATCGACACGGTTTCGGCTCGAGGCCGCTGCTGCTTTCGGTAGGAAGGTTGACCCAGCGCAAGGGGTTGGCGGAGTTCGTCGCGAAGGCATTGCCGACCATCGTCTCCCATGATCCTGCCGTGCTGCTGCTGATTATTGGCGACGAAGCCAGCGACGCCTTGCATACCCGGGCGGGCTCCGAGCGCGAGCGGATTCTTGCTGAAGCACGCCACGCAGGCGTGGATCAGAACCTGCACTTTTTCGGTCGTTGTGACGAGGCGACCCTGGGTGCTGCCTATCAGGCCGCCGATCTGCATATCTTTCCTGTGCTTGAGCTGCCGGGCGACGTCGAGGGTTTCGGCATGGTGGCACTCGAAGCCGCGGCGCATGGACTGCCGACCGTCGCTTTCGATGTGGGCGGCGTCGCAGACGCCGTGCAGGATGGCCAGACTGGAACACTGGTGAAGTCTGGCGACTACGGGCATCTTTGCAGCGCAGTCCTCAGGCAATTGGTACAGTCAAAAAATGAGGTAGTGATCGCAGCATGCCGCACGTTTGCTGCCGGCAAGACATGGCAAAGGTTTGGTGAGCGTTTACGTTTTCTGCTGGGAGAGACAGGTGAGTGA
- a CDS encoding class I SAM-dependent methyltransferase — translation MSDSSPDRRDGSAEVVSVTRHPHAVLDLPSRRFKGLKIERLLNLAARSQPIRLLEVGTGSGGIAHYFGTHQHLKCEVDAVDVHDNRLVTEGYRYQSVRDTHLPFADATFDVVLSNHVIEHVGDEKAQRAHLAELHRVLRSDGVGYLAVPNRWMLVEPHYKLVFLSWLPQAWRTPYLRWMGKGTVYDCEPLQMRQLEHLFSAADFDCRNLCVDALRATFEIERPTSAAAAVLRRIPDGLMLPLRRIIPTLIYRFERR, via the coding sequence GTGAGTGATTCATCGCCAGATCGCCGTGACGGCAGCGCAGAGGTCGTGTCAGTGACGCGCCATCCGCATGCCGTACTTGATCTTCCCTCGCGTCGATTCAAGGGACTGAAAATAGAACGGCTGTTGAATCTCGCAGCCAGGTCTCAACCGATACGCCTGCTGGAAGTCGGCACCGGCTCGGGCGGCATTGCCCATTATTTTGGTACCCATCAGCATTTGAAATGCGAAGTGGACGCGGTGGATGTCCATGACAATCGCCTGGTCACCGAAGGGTATCGCTACCAGAGCGTGCGAGACACGCACTTGCCGTTTGCTGATGCGACCTTCGATGTCGTGCTGTCCAACCACGTCATCGAACATGTGGGTGATGAGAAGGCACAGCGTGCGCATTTAGCGGAATTGCATCGGGTGTTGCGCTCCGATGGGGTCGGGTATTTGGCTGTGCCCAATCGGTGGATGTTGGTCGAACCGCATTACAAACTCGTATTCCTAAGTTGGCTACCACAGGCTTGGCGTACTCCCTATCTGCGCTGGATGGGCAAGGGCACCGTATATGACTGCGAGCCTCTGCAAATGAGGCAGCTCGAGCACTTGTTCTCCGCGGCAGACTTCGATTGCCGCAATCTCTGCGTCGATGCTCTACGCGCCACCTTTGAAATTGAACGTCCGACGTCTGCCGCCGCCGCCGTCCTTCGACGCATCCCGGATGGTTTGATGCTGCCGCTGCGGCGGATTATTCCGACGCTGATCTATCGTTTCGAGCGTCGATGA
- a CDS encoding glycosyltransferase family 4 protein: MTPLQPPELDSKQMGKSHAINMPSIRAPIVTGSGVMIVHRSLERAIPGYQIDPLSPWAGLAPLLLRLRPSRPCAITHTQPELGPWVAHRDSSLVATFHSYSLDAELLAMMTPQQRILHRFTIAPAVAASLKRAKWITAVSDFTAGLVVRHHEVGERLVVIKNGVDSSIFRPAPSAPRDSVNILFAGNPRRLKGSHHLEALADVLPDGVSLQYTTGLRSSGVDMPSEKANLVAMPRRSHEQMVNLYQQADILFFPTLREGLSLAVLEAMACGLPIVATRCSSMDELVEHDKGGFLFDMNDRAQMLRYLLKLADDPVLRAEMGAYNREKVLTNFTLQQMIDGYKEVFSACG; the protein is encoded by the coding sequence ATGACACCGCTTCAACCACCGGAACTAGATTCCAAACAAATGGGCAAGAGCCACGCTATCAACATGCCTTCGATCCGCGCCCCCATAGTGACCGGCAGCGGCGTAATGATCGTGCATCGGTCGCTGGAAAGGGCTATCCCCGGCTACCAGATTGACCCCCTGTCGCCATGGGCGGGACTGGCACCATTGCTTCTACGGCTTCGTCCCAGTCGACCATGTGCCATCACCCATACGCAGCCTGAGCTTGGCCCATGGGTTGCCCATCGCGACTCGAGCTTGGTGGCGACTTTCCACAGCTACAGTCTTGACGCAGAACTGCTGGCAATGATGACGCCCCAACAACGCATCTTGCATCGTTTCACGATCGCACCGGCCGTGGCAGCCTCCCTGAAACGCGCCAAGTGGATCACCGCGGTCAGCGACTTCACAGCAGGGCTGGTAGTTCGCCACCATGAGGTCGGAGAGCGTCTGGTGGTGATAAAGAACGGAGTGGACAGCTCGATCTTCAGACCGGCACCATCGGCACCGCGCGACTCAGTCAACATACTTTTCGCCGGAAATCCGCGCCGCCTGAAAGGATCACATCATCTCGAAGCACTGGCCGATGTCCTTCCTGATGGCGTATCGCTGCAGTACACCACTGGACTCAGAAGTTCAGGTGTCGACATGCCATCCGAAAAAGCGAATCTGGTGGCTATGCCGCGCCGTTCGCACGAGCAAATGGTCAATCTATATCAACAAGCCGATATTCTGTTCTTCCCTACGCTACGAGAAGGACTGAGCCTCGCCGTACTTGAAGCGATGGCCTGCGGCCTGCCGATCGTGGCCACACGCTGCTCATCCATGGATGAACTCGTCGAGCACGACAAGGGTGGCTTCTTGTTTGACATGAATGATCGCGCACAGATGCTACGGTATCTGCTGAAGTTGGCCGACGATCCGGTGTTACGCGCGGAAATGGGAGCCTACAATCGTGAGAAAGTCCTAACCAACTTCACCTTGCAACAGATGATCGATGGTTACAAAGAGGTGTTTTCTGCCTGTGGCTGA